The Fictibacillus phosphorivorans genomic sequence CAACATTCTACAATGGACTTATTTGAAAAAATAAGTACTTTTGAATGTTGTCTTTTTTTGTGTCTTACATTAGGGTAAGTTTCATGAATGTTTAACTTTATTAACTTTATAGGGGGGAATTAAAAATGAAAAAGTCTAAAAATCGATGGCTCATTGCGCTATCAGCAGTAGGGATACATATCTCTATCGGCTCCGTATATGCATGGAGTAACTTTACGAATCCACTGATCGAAAAATTCGGGTGGACGGCATCACAAGTACAGATGACATTTAGCATTGCGATCCTATTCTTAGGTTTGTCAGCTGCTTTTTTAGGACATTTTGTTGAAAGACATGGACCGAAGAAAGCGGGATTACTTGCAGCCATTTTCTTTGGAATAGGAATTGCAGGATCTGGTCTTGCAGTTAATATTGGCTCGTTAACCATGCTTTACATTTTTTATGGAGTACTTGGTGGTATTGGACTCGGGGTAGGTTACATTGCGCCTGTTTCTACGCTGATCAAATGGTTTCCCGATCGTCGTGGGTTAGCCACTGGTCTTGCAATCATGGGGTTTGGTTTCGCAGCAGCGATCAGCTCACCGATTATGGACGCACTTATTAAATCTGTTGGAATTGCAAACACATTCTTTATTTTAGGAATTGCATATTTTGCTGTAATGACATTGTCCTCACTCTATTTGGACAAACCAGAAGAAGGATGGCTTCCTGCTGGTTTTAAAGAAAATGTAGAGAGCGGAAAAGTAAAAATTAAAAAAGACCTCTCACAACTAACAGCAAACGAAGCGGTAAAAACGCGCCGTTTTTATTATTTGTGGATCATGCTATTCATTAATGTAACTTGTGGTATTGCGATTCTTTCAGCTGCAAAACCTCTTGCAGAAGAGAGTATTGGATTAACAACTGCTGAAGCTGCAGCACTTGTAGGTGTTTTAGGATTGTTTAACGGTTTTGGCCGGATTGGATGGGCATCCATTTCGGACTATATCGGGCGACCTAATACATACACAACATTTTTTGTTTTGCAGATCGCTCTCTTTTTCATGTTGCCACAAACGTCATCATCCATTCTTTTTCAAGTGATGCTCGCCGTAATTTATACATGTTACGGAGGAGGCTTCGCATCGATACCAGCCTACATCGGAGACTTATTTGGAACAAAGCAAGTTGGTGCGATTCATGGTTACATTCTAACCGCATGGGCAGCAGCAGGTCTTGCAGGTCCACTATTTGCGGCTTGGATTAAGGATACAACGGGTTCTTACGCAAACAGTTTAACATTCTTTTCTGGATTGTTTATCGTTGCGCTCATCGTATCGATACTAGTTCGTTTTGATATGAAAAAGCTTGCGGCGAAACAAGAAAAATCCGTAGCCTAACTTAAAAAATGCAGTGTCTTCAGTGATGGGAAGACACTGTTTTTTTTTTTTTTGCACATTAGTGACACCAAGAGAATCTTTACCTTTTTAAAATGAGAGATTATGGTAAAATTGAGAAAGTAACTTACAATCAAAGGAGAACTTATGACACAAAAACAAGTGACGATCGCAGAACTAAACGCAGAAAACTGGTACGAATGCTGTTTTTTAGAAGTGGCAGATGATCAAGTGAGCCATATTGAACCGAACGCAGTGTCTATCGCTCAATCAAAATTTGAACCAAGCTTAAAGCCTTACGCTATTCTTTTGGAAGAAAAGACAGTTGGCTTTCTTATGTTCAATTCCATGAAAGAAGAATTAGATGGGTATTGGATTTATCGAATTATGATCGATAAAAATTATCAGCAAAAAGGAATTGGCAAAATCGCCACCCAATTAATGATTGATGAGATGAAGACTTTATTAGATGCTAAAGTAATTGTAGTAGGGTATCATCCTGAAAATAAAGGCGCTCATCAATTGTATGAAAGCTTAGGCTTTGTTGATAAAGGTGATAGATTTGGCAAGGAAATGGCAGTTGTATTAGAGGTATAATACATATAGGGTGTTGGCAAAAACTTCTGAAATCTTAACTTACCCACAAATTTTTAGTAATTTCTTTCGAATAATTAATGTTGAGTATATAAAAGTTTCAAAATGGTTGAACTCTAATCTTCGTTAGAGTTCTTTTTGTTTTGTTTCATCACGAGAGGGAACGTTTGATATGAAGGAGTGAATACAATAGATGAGAAGATCAGAACGCAAGAAGTCAAACAAGAGAAATGTCGTTTTATTCAGTGCGTTAGGAGCTGTTCTTTTAGCCCTATTATTCTTGCCAAAAGATGCGCTATTAATGGGCAGTGAAGAAGAGCCGAAGAAAGAGGAAACAAATAAAGAACCAAAACATAAAGTGGTAAAACTTCAACCTGATAACGAAAGTGCTTATGAAGACGAGGAACGTGAAAAGAAAGAAGCTGACAATCAGGATAAGACCAAGAAACAAGAACCTTCTGAAGAGATTGGCATAGATCCTGAAAAAGAAGCAGACAAAAAGACAAAAGCAGAAAAAGCTGAAGCAGAAAAGAAAAAACAACAAGCTTCAGGAGATAAACCTGTTTTAAACGAGCCAATCGGTACTTCTCAAACAGGCACTCATACGTCAAGTTATGATGAAGGCAGCGTGGATTGGAATGAAAAACTGAAAGCGATTCGTCTTGCTACAGGTCTTGATGAAAACATGACTGTGTGGAAGATTGCTAACGGTGGTGGACCACAGAAATCAATTGCAGAAGTAAGTCCGAACAAAAAGCCTAATGAAAAATATACGGTTAACCTTGAATGGGTGGATGAAAAAGGCTGGATGGTAACGAGTGTTCAGAAGTAGTTTCTGAAGAAGTGGACAGTAAAATGTTGAAACTGGACAGTAAATGAAGATAACTGGACAGTAAAACCTCAAAAGTGGACAGTATTTTGTATGAACTGGACAGTAAATCTTTTTCTTACAATCGATACACCACAACATTCTAAAGAAAAGCTGGCTCAGCGCGTTCAATTTGAACGATTTGCTGTGCCAGCTTTTTCATTTACTTACTTTTTCTTCGCTTTTATTAGAAAACGGTGCTGTTTCACTTCAAAGTATCCATTTAATTGAATGTGTTCATGAATGTTATGGAGTTCATCAATAGAATCATTTAGTTTAAAATCTGGCACCTGCCAAGGTATGGCATCTAAATAATACAGCAGGGCACCCATATCATAAAAACGCTGAACAGGAAATTCTTCTTTTGACTCCAATACCTCAAATCCATTTTCTCGCAGTTCATTTTCAGCAAAACGCAAATTCCAATGTGAAAATTCCTCATTAATAGGATAGCCAAGACATGTATTAATTTCAGCACAATCTGAACCACCAACCTGTTGTGTAAGAAAAATCCCGCCATCTGTTAATGTACGTTTTACTTCATGTGGAGAGTAGGATTCGTGTTTATTAATGATAAGGTCAAACGTATGATCTTCAAAAGGAAGAAGATCGTCCTCGTCGATTTGAAACACTTTCACACCAAGAGGTTCAAGACGTTCTTTTGCGATTGGAACGTTTGGAAGATATCCTTCTGTTGCACAAACTACTGCTGGAAATGGTTGAAGCTTAGACAAAAGTTCTCCACCTCCAGTGCCCATGTCAAGTATCGATGACACTTTTCCGATGAGCGGGGTCACCATACTGCCATATGACCAAGAAAGCATTCCACTTGCCATTCGACCAGATTCAGTTATATATGAAAAATCCCACCCTGAGAATGGTTTCTCAACTTCTTTAATATACATATCAAAATCTACATCATTTTTCATACGTGCACCTCCAAAATTTTTATCTTTAAAAAATGAACTTACCTATTTTGTTGGAGGTCCTCTAGGATAATAGCCGTTTTATATCTCGTGCTCATAATGATTCATTATGTGTTCTCCTCATACCAGCATTAATGTCTTTTAAAAAAATTCTTCAAATCAATCCCATTTCCTTCCTAATCATAAAAAATAGAGGGGAATTTGTCGTGTTGTCGAAAATAGGCAAAGAAGTAAGAATGAGAATATGGGGAGGGTATTATGACACATCACGCTATGAAAATGTACGTTTATCACGTATAGACAAACGACGAGCTATTCAATTGGTAATCAGCAATTAGAAATGAAGTGTATCACCACACAGTGCAGAGTGTTACCCCAACCATCTCGAAATTAGTTTCATATATGTACATCGTTTCAAGAATAATTGCATCTTAAAGCTCTACACATACCATTCATCATGGAGAGATAAATGAAGAAAATAGTAATATACACGAGTTTTGTAATCATCTTATTGATCGGATTGGCATACAGCGGTTTAAAGTTAAGCAGTTCGAGAGACTTTCAATTTTTCGGAGGTTTAGTAACAAGGGCAGATACTTCTGAAAAAGTAGTCGCCTTAACGTTTGATGATGGACCTACAGATCAAACAGATGAAATCTTAACGATATTAAAAGAAGAGGAAGTTAAAGCCACTTTTTTTGTAACTGGGAGAGAGGTTGAAGAGAACCTGAAAGAAGCAAAAGAAATAGTTGCAGAAGGACATGAGCTCGGAAACCATTCCTATTCTCATGAGCGAATGGTTTTGAAAACTCCGTCTTTTATTCGTAATGAGATTGAGTCAACAGATAAGCTGATCCGCAAAGCTGGATATGAGGGGAAGATTCAGTTTCGTCCACCATATGGAAAAAAGTTAATTGGACTTCCGTACTACTTGAATAAACATGATCGAAAAACCATTCTTTGGAACATAGAGCCAGAAACCTATCCAGAAATAGCATCAGATTCTACAAAAATAGTAAAGCATGTTAGTGAAAATATTCAGCCTGGTTCAATCATTCTGTTGCATGTGATGTATGATAGCCGCCGAGAATCGATGAAATCTGTAAAGGGAATCATTCAGGAGTTGAAGGGAAAGGGATATACCTTTAAAACGGTGTCTGAACTGGTTGAATAAAAATAGAGGAGCTCACCTTTTTCAGTGGCTCCTCATTCTAAACCAATATTATTTGGAAACAAGTACAGGTTGATGTGCGTTAGAAACTACTTTTTGACTAACGCTTCCTAAGAAAAACTTTTTAAATCCGCTATGGCCCCGATTACCGATGACGATGAGATCGATGTTATGGCTATCCGCATATCCACAAATCGTGGTAGTTGGATCACCGTGCAAAATGGCTGACGTTGTCTTTATATCAGGATCAACACGTCCTAACGCTCTGTTTAGGATTTCTTCGCCATGACTTTGCTCCAAAATTTCCGCTTTTTGTACTTCGACAGTCGAACTCGCAACACCGCCTGGGTGAACACCACCGTATAACGGCAGAGCCATTTCATTGGTCACATAAAGCAACGTTAAATCAGCACCCGTGTGCCGTGCAATCTCATTTCCGTTATGAAGAGCCGTAAAACTTCCTTCAGAGCCGTCAAAAGCAACCAGAATCTTGGTATACAACATCACGTTGATCTCCTTTCTTGCAGATTTGGCAACTTGTAGAAAACGGTCACCTTATAAAACCTTTACCCCTTGAAATTTTACGTAAACAAAATACAGACTTTCTGTCACAAAGTAAAAGTCAGTTTCGTCATGTTTGTAAAATCAGAAAGTGGTGATGATACATGAATACATTTGATGTGGCGATTGTTGGTGGTGGTATTGCCGGTTTGACGTCTGCGGTGTATTTAGCACAAGCAGGAAAGTCTGTCTTAGTACTTGAGAAAGCTAGCCAATTAGGAGGTCGTGCACAAACCATCTCTAAAAACGGAGCACTATTCAACTTAGGTGGGCATGCATTATATAGAGGAGGAGCAGCTGAAGAGATTTTAAATGAGTTAGAAGTAAATGTATCTGGAGGAGTTCCTGATACCAATGGATACGCGATCTGGAATGATAAACTTTTTGAACTGCCAGGATCATTAGGAGCAATGGTCAAAACAAAACTTTTAACATGGTCTAATAAGACGGAATTGGTAAGAGTTATGTTAAAGCTAAAAACGATTGACGCTGCATCGATTCCTCACATGAGTTTACGAGATTGGGCTGAGAAAGAAATTAAAAATCCCATGGTCCGTAACATCTTTTACGCATTGACCAGAACATCAACATATTGCATAGATTACGATCAGCTATTAGCGAATGCAGCTATCCAACAAGTTCAACAAGGTCTGAAAGGAGTCCTTTATGTAAACAATGGTTGGCAATTCATCGTAGAAAGTCTTCGCAATAAGGCTTTGACTGCTGGAGTAACCATTTATACAAACAAGAAGATTTCTTCTATTGATTATGGAATTACACATCAACTCTTCTGTTCAGATGGAGAAACCTTCGAAGTTTCAAATGTCCTACTAACAACAGGACCTGAGCAATCAATGAAACTGGTGAAGAATGCAGAAGGGACATTACTAGAAAAGTGGAATCAACAAGCTTCTCCCATATATGCTGTATGCCTAGACGTAGCTTTGAAAAAACTCCCTAAATCAAATCATCACTTTGCTATAGGAATCGATCAGCATATTCTGTTCTCTAATCACTCTCGAGCGTGCTCATTAAGCGACGATGGGAAGAATGTTATTCAATTAATAAAATATTTAGGAACGAATCAAGAGGGCAGTGCAGATTGTCATAAAAAAGAGCTTGAATGTTTTCTGGATCTCATGCAGCCGGGATGGAGAAAAGAACTTGTCGCTCAGCAGTTTTTACCAAGAATGATAGTAATGCAAGACATGACCAGCATCAAAGACATTCGATATTTTGGTCCGAGTATCCCCGAAATACCGGGACTCTACATTGCAGGAGACGGGGCAGGACATGGAGAAATGTTGGTGGACGCAGCATTTGCTAGTGCTAAAAGAGCAGCAAGAGCTATTGAACAGAATACAGGATTAAATCGTTTGCGAAAGGAGGCTTAATGGATGAACGATGTCCAAACCGAGCTTCTATTTACCACGTATAAACCTCTCTTGTTTTCTTTAGCATATAGAATGCTAGGAAGTGTGCAAGATGCGGAAGATATCGTGCAAGATGCGTATATTATTTGGAGTGAACAAGAAATAAATCTTGTTCAGAACGCAAAAGCTTATCTTTGTAAAATCGTGACGAATCGGTGTTTAGATCTGCTTAGGTCTGCACGAAAACAACGAGAAACATATGTAGGACCTTGGCTTCCAGAGCCATTATTAGCAGAGAATAAAGAAGACCCGGCGTCACAATATGTAATGAAAGAATCACTTTCTACCGCATATTTACTCTTATTAGAGCAGCTATCAGAAACGGAACGTGCTGTATTTTTACTTCGTGAAGTTCTTGAGTATGATTATCGTTTTATCTCAGAGATGGTAGGAAAGAGTAGTTCAAACTGCAGACAAATTTTTCACCGTGCGAAAAAGGCAATAGGCAATCATACGACTTCTACGTTGTCACATCCAAAAGCTTCCGCATTAACTGAACAGTTTGTAGCGGCAATAGTTTCAGGAAATGTAAGTAATCTATTAAATCTGCTTGCCGTAGATGCAAAGCTGATTTCAGATGGCGGAGGGAAAATCAAAGCTGCTCTCGTTCCAATCCTTGGAGCAGATCGAATCTCACGCTTTTATATGGGAATCATGGCAAAAACAAAAGAAGACATCTCATTTAAATATACGAATGTGAACGGCGAACCAGGCATTGTATTGTATGTAGAACAACAAGTATTTGGTGTTCTATCCTTACAGATTAAGAATGACTTAATACAAACGATATATTGGGTAGTAAACCCTGACAAACTTACTCACATTACGTAACGGATACTCGGAGGTACACTTTGAAACCAATTTTAATGAATTTCCCAACTGAATTTTCAACAGATCGGCTGTTAATCCGTATGCCGAAGCCTGGAGATGGCAAAGCGATGTTTGAAGCTATTCATGCTTCACTGGACGAGTTAAAGCCGTGGCTTCCGTTTGCACATTTGGAACAAACAGAGGAAGACGTAGAAATAAATATTCGAGAAGCGCATCTGAAATTTTTAAGCAGGGAAGATCTGCGGTTGCTCGTATTTTTAAAAGAGAGCGGGAAGTTGATTGCTTCATCAGGACTACACCGTATCAATTGGGAGATTCCAAAGTTCGAAATCGGTTATTGGATTGATAGTCGCTATACTGGAAAAGGATATATGACAGAAGCTGTTCAAGGAATTACCGAGTTTGCTGCTGTTGAGCTTAAAGCACGTCGAATTGAGATTCGCTGCGATACCCAAAATGTTAAAAGTGCAGCCATCCCTGAACGGTTAGGATTTACATTGGAAGGAATTCTGCGCAATGATTCATTGGAGATTGGTTCATCAACAAATCTTCGAGATACTAGTGTTTATGCGAAGATTTTTTAATAGGAGGAGCTACCTTGGTTAAAGCAGTCTTCTTTGATCTGTATGAAACGTTGATAACGGAATGGAAAGATGGACGAAAGAAAGCCAAGTATTCTATTGAATCTTTAGGGATAGATAAAAATATTTTTAAAGTAGAGTGGGACCTTAGAAGAGAGCTTAGAATGAATGGAACGTATCCAGATCACCAGAGTGTGTTAAGAGATATTTTAGATTCACAAGGGATTGTACCAAACGTAGAAGCGATCGATCGTGTTCACCAAGAAAGAGTGGCAGCGAAGAGCATTCCTTTTCAAGAAATCGATCCTCAAGTGATAGAACTGCTTCAAACTTTAAAATCTAATGGTTTGAAGCTCGGTCTGATCTCAAATGCAGCTCCAGAAG encodes the following:
- a CDS encoding OFA family MFS transporter — encoded protein: MKKSKNRWLIALSAVGIHISIGSVYAWSNFTNPLIEKFGWTASQVQMTFSIAILFLGLSAAFLGHFVERHGPKKAGLLAAIFFGIGIAGSGLAVNIGSLTMLYIFYGVLGGIGLGVGYIAPVSTLIKWFPDRRGLATGLAIMGFGFAAAISSPIMDALIKSVGIANTFFILGIAYFAVMTLSSLYLDKPEEGWLPAGFKENVESGKVKIKKDLSQLTANEAVKTRRFYYLWIMLFINVTCGIAILSAAKPLAEESIGLTTAEAAALVGVLGLFNGFGRIGWASISDYIGRPNTYTTFFVLQIALFFMLPQTSSSILFQVMLAVIYTCYGGGFASIPAYIGDLFGTKQVGAIHGYILTAWAAAGLAGPLFAAWIKDTTGSYANSLTFFSGLFIVALIVSILVRFDMKKLAAKQEKSVA
- a CDS encoding HAD family hydrolase, which codes for MVKAVFFDLYETLITEWKDGRKKAKYSIESLGIDKNIFKVEWDLRRELRMNGTYPDHQSVLRDILDSQGIVPNVEAIDRVHQERVAAKSIPFQEIDPQVIELLQTLKSNGLKLGLISNAAPEEVVAWETCKLADYFDEVIFSYEVRVAKPQKEIYQMACEKLGVTPKESVFIGDGGSDELRGATEAGMTALQATWFLPTAISDRITGYPKLAKPQDLLSQKSLKFITVY
- a CDS encoding GNAT family N-acetyltransferase translates to MTQKQVTIAELNAENWYECCFLEVADDQVSHIEPNAVSIAQSKFEPSLKPYAILLEEKTVGFLMFNSMKEELDGYWIYRIMIDKNYQQKGIGKIATQLMIDEMKTLLDAKVIVVGYHPENKGAHQLYESLGFVDKGDRFGKEMAVVLEV
- a CDS encoding RNA polymerase sigma-70 factor, with product MNDVQTELLFTTYKPLLFSLAYRMLGSVQDAEDIVQDAYIIWSEQEINLVQNAKAYLCKIVTNRCLDLLRSARKQRETYVGPWLPEPLLAENKEDPASQYVMKESLSTAYLLLLEQLSETERAVFLLREVLEYDYRFISEMVGKSSSNCRQIFHRAKKAIGNHTTSTLSHPKASALTEQFVAAIVSGNVSNLLNLLAVDAKLISDGGGKIKAALVPILGADRISRFYMGIMAKTKEDISFKYTNVNGEPGIVLYVEQQVFGVLSLQIKNDLIQTIYWVVNPDKLTHIT
- a CDS encoding GNAT family N-acetyltransferase codes for the protein MKPILMNFPTEFSTDRLLIRMPKPGDGKAMFEAIHASLDELKPWLPFAHLEQTEEDVEINIREAHLKFLSREDLRLLVFLKESGKLIASSGLHRINWEIPKFEIGYWIDSRYTGKGYMTEAVQGITEFAAVELKARRIEIRCDTQNVKSAAIPERLGFTLEGILRNDSLEIGSSTNLRDTSVYAKIF
- a CDS encoding YrrS family protein; this encodes MRRSERKKSNKRNVVLFSALGAVLLALLFLPKDALLMGSEEEPKKEETNKEPKHKVVKLQPDNESAYEDEEREKKEADNQDKTKKQEPSEEIGIDPEKEADKKTKAEKAEAEKKKQQASGDKPVLNEPIGTSQTGTHTSSYDEGSVDWNEKLKAIRLATGLDENMTVWKIANGGGPQKSIAEVSPNKKPNEKYTVNLEWVDEKGWMVTSVQK
- a CDS encoding polysaccharide deacetylase family protein, producing MKKIVIYTSFVIILLIGLAYSGLKLSSSRDFQFFGGLVTRADTSEKVVALTFDDGPTDQTDEILTILKEEEVKATFFVTGREVEENLKEAKEIVAEGHELGNHSYSHERMVLKTPSFIRNEIESTDKLIRKAGYEGKIQFRPPYGKKLIGLPYYLNKHDRKTILWNIEPETYPEIASDSTKIVKHVSENIQPGSIILLHVMYDSRRESMKSVKGIIQELKGKGYTFKTVSELVE
- a CDS encoding universal stress protein, whose protein sequence is MLYTKILVAFDGSEGSFTALHNGNEIARHTGADLTLLYVTNEMALPLYGGVHPGGVASSTVEVQKAEILEQSHGEEILNRALGRVDPDIKTTSAILHGDPTTTICGYADSHNIDLIVIGNRGHSGFKKFFLGSVSQKVVSNAHQPVLVSK
- a CDS encoding class I SAM-dependent methyltransferase; this encodes MKNDVDFDMYIKEVEKPFSGWDFSYITESGRMASGMLSWSYGSMVTPLIGKVSSILDMGTGGGELLSKLQPFPAVVCATEGYLPNVPIAKERLEPLGVKVFQIDEDDLLPFEDHTFDLIINKHESYSPHEVKRTLTDGGIFLTQQVGGSDCAEINTCLGYPINEEFSHWNLRFAENELRENGFEVLESKEEFPVQRFYDMGALLYYLDAIPWQVPDFKLNDSIDELHNIHEHIQLNGYFEVKQHRFLIKAKKK
- a CDS encoding phytoene desaturase family protein, with product MNTFDVAIVGGGIAGLTSAVYLAQAGKSVLVLEKASQLGGRAQTISKNGALFNLGGHALYRGGAAEEILNELEVNVSGGVPDTNGYAIWNDKLFELPGSLGAMVKTKLLTWSNKTELVRVMLKLKTIDAASIPHMSLRDWAEKEIKNPMVRNIFYALTRTSTYCIDYDQLLANAAIQQVQQGLKGVLYVNNGWQFIVESLRNKALTAGVTIYTNKKISSIDYGITHQLFCSDGETFEVSNVLLTTGPEQSMKLVKNAEGTLLEKWNQQASPIYAVCLDVALKKLPKSNHHFAIGIDQHILFSNHSRACSLSDDGKNVIQLIKYLGTNQEGSADCHKKELECFLDLMQPGWRKELVAQQFLPRMIVMQDMTSIKDIRYFGPSIPEIPGLYIAGDGAGHGEMLVDAAFASAKRAARAIEQNTGLNRLRKEA